Proteins encoded in a region of the Magallana gigas chromosome 8, xbMagGiga1.1, whole genome shotgun sequence genome:
- the LOC117689752 gene encoding uncharacterized protein: MHSIQVLLCVFCVAVGFQAAQAALGGGVCTIPAAGSPGASTACTSINNGFCLIDHLTITGAVTGVTFDGVCVCYDGFSGTVCGTADPTTSTTTTTSNNNAITALVLGGLGAYLLSQGGQGGYGAETRAQTAQEALYLQQAGFGVGK, from the exons ATGCACTCCATCCAGGTCCTCCTTTGTGTGTTCTGTGTCGCCGTGG GTTTTCAGGCAGCCCAAGCAGCACTGGGAGGAGGAGTCTGCACCATTCCAGCAGCAGGAAGTCCAGGAGCCAGTACTGCGTGTACTTCTATCAACAATGGCTTCTGTCTCATAGACCATTTGACGATCACAGGAGCCGTCACAGGCGTAACATTCGATGGCGTGTGTGTCTGCTATGATGGATTCAGTGGAACTGTATGCGGAA CCGCTGACCCCACCACTTCTACCACCACCACCACATCCAACAACAACGCCATCACTGCCCTGGTACTCGGGGGTCTGGGCGCCTATCTGCTGTCCCAGGGTGGACAAGGAGGATATGGAGCTGAAACAAGGGCACAAACCGCCCAGGAAGCTCTCTATCTGCAACAAGCTGGATTCGGAGTCGGCAAATAA
- the LOC117680394 gene encoding uncharacterized protein — translation MQSFQVLLCVFCVAVGFQAAQAALGGGACTIPAVGAGPGASTVCTAAANGFCLIDHLTVTGAVTGVTYDSVCVCYTGYSGPQCATATPTTTTTTTTSNNNAITALVLGGLGAYLLSQGGQGGYGAETGAQAAQEALYLQQAGFGVGK, via the exons ATGCAGTCCTTCCAGGTCCTCCTTTGTGTGTTCTGTGTCGCCGTTG GTTTTCAGGCAGCCCAAGCAGCTCTGGGTGGAGGGGCATGCACCATTCCTGCCGTAGGTGCCGGTCCTGGAGCCAGCACTGTGTGTACAGCTGCCGCCAATGGCTTCTGTCTCATAGACCATTTGACGGTCACAGGAGCCGTCACAGGCGTAACTTACGATAGCGTGTGTGTCTGCTACACTGGCTACAGCGGGCCGCAATGCGCAA CCGCTACCCCCACTACTACAACCACCACCACCACATCCAACAACAACGCCATCACTGCCCTGGTACTCGGGGGTCTGGGCGCCTATCTGCTGTCCCAGGGTGGACAAGGAGGATATGGAGCTGAAACAGGAGCACAGGCCGCCCAGGAAGCTCTCTATCTGCAACAGGCTGGATTTGGAGTcggcaaataa
- the LOC105317061 gene encoding myosin essential light chain, striated adductor muscle, protein MSKLSKEEIEEAKEVFELFDFWDGRDAEVDASKIGDVIRCVGLNPTLEIVRKNGGTDKMGEKSYKFEEFLPIHETIMNTLEQGTFADYMEAFKTFDREGQGYISGAELRHLLSSLGERLTDDQVDEIIRNTDLQEDLEGNVKYEEFIKKVMAGPYPD, encoded by the exons ATG TCCAAGCTTTCCAAAGAAGAGATTGAAG aGGCCAAGGAAGTGTTCGAACTTTTTGACTTCTGGGACGGTCGTGACGCAGAAGTCGACGCCTCAAAGATTGGTGATGTCATCAGATGTGTAGGACTCAACCCAACTCTTGAAATCGTCAGAAAGAATGGCGGAACCGATAAAATGG GTGAGAAGTCATACAAATTTGAGGAGTTTTTGCCAATCCATGAGACAATCATGAACACCTTGGAACAAGGAACATTCGCCGACTACATGGAGGCATTTAAGACTTTCGACAGGGAGGGCCAAGGCTACATCTCCGGGGCTGAGCTTAGACATCTTCTCTCCTCACTTG GTGAACGATTGACTGATGACCAGGTGGATGAAATCATCAGAAACACTGACCTTCAAGAAGATTTGGAGGGCAACGTCAAGTACGAAG agttcATCAAGAAGGTGATGGCCGGTCCATACCCCGACTAA